From Thermococcus sp., the proteins below share one genomic window:
- a CDS encoding DUF354 domain-containing protein, translated as MKVWIDITNAPHVHFFKGLIKELEKTGHEVLITTREFDGLTEILDMLGFDYYVVGKHGGSTLEGKLIASAERVYKLSRLIIEEKPDLSIYKHSVEAPRVAFGLGIPSIGFVDNETAIAQNKLMLPLTKLLLYPKAIDAYELLKCGADPNGMKPVNGFSELAHLYGFRPSRKVLRELGLRKNGYIVMRTEPVKANYFNSPEKSILEDVIPLLPEMPIVLFPRTEEQRRRFEQFDNVIMPKKPVDSLSLLYYARLMIGAGGTMNREAIALGTPTISTYPGRLLAVTRWLVELGVKFHSTDPAEIAEVAEYMMESGKSYRNYIRSVVSGLENPMDAILKEIETYEESGSFEVSEAGNLGGYVSLNESRK; from the coding sequence ATGAAGGTGTGGATTGATATAACGAACGCGCCTCACGTTCACTTTTTCAAGGGTCTCATCAAGGAGCTTGAAAAAACTGGTCATGAGGTTCTAATCACGACGAGGGAGTTCGATGGCTTAACGGAGATTCTTGACATGCTAGGTTTTGACTACTACGTGGTCGGGAAGCATGGAGGTTCCACGCTCGAGGGTAAACTCATAGCGAGTGCCGAGAGAGTTTACAAGCTCAGCCGGCTGATAATCGAGGAAAAACCGGATTTGTCCATCTACAAGCACTCCGTTGAGGCACCTCGCGTTGCCTTCGGCCTCGGAATTCCGAGCATAGGTTTCGTTGATAACGAGACGGCAATAGCCCAGAACAAGCTGATGCTCCCGCTGACCAAGCTTCTCCTGTATCCTAAGGCAATAGACGCCTACGAGCTCCTCAAGTGCGGTGCCGACCCCAACGGCATGAAGCCCGTCAACGGCTTCTCGGAGCTGGCGCACCTCTACGGCTTCAGACCGAGCAGAAAAGTTCTGCGGGAGCTCGGCCTCAGGAAGAACGGCTACATAGTGATGCGCACCGAGCCGGTCAAGGCCAACTACTTCAACAGCCCCGAGAAGAGCATCCTTGAGGATGTAATCCCACTCCTGCCCGAGATGCCGATAGTTCTCTTCCCAAGAACGGAGGAGCAGAGAAGGCGTTTTGAGCAGTTTGATAACGTTATAATGCCGAAAAAACCCGTTGACAGCTTGAGCCTGCTTTATTACGCCAGATTAATGATAGGGGCCGGGGGAACTATGAACAGGGAGGCCATAGCCCTTGGGACACCGACAATCTCTACCTACCCGGGAAGGCTCTTGGCCGTTACCAGATGGCTTGTCGAGCTCGGCGTTAAGTTCCACTCCACTGACCCCGCGGAAATAGCCGAGGTCGCGGAGTACATGATGGAGTCGGGTAAAAGCTACAGAAACTACATAAGGAGCGTTGTTTCGGGCCTTGAAAATCCTATGGATGCCATACTGAAGGAAATAGAAACCTATGAGGAGAGCGGAAGTTTTGAGGTCTCAGAGGCCGGCAACCTTGGGGGTTATGTAAGCCTCAATGAAAGCCGCAAGTAA
- a CDS encoding UDP-N-acetyl-D-mannosamine dehydrogenase produces the protein MNEMQEIAVIGLGYIGLPTAIMFANSGFRVIGYEIKEEVVRKINSGEAHIVEPEINELLRKAIESGNLRATSNPDEIRGKDAYIICVQTPLREDKTPDLSYLESAVRTVAQAMKRGSLVVIESTVPPLTTVKMARLIEEITSFKAGKDFYMVHAPERVMPGRIFKELVYNSRIFGGITPESAEMAEKLYRAFVRGQTFKTSSTVSEVVKLMENTFRDVNIALANEFAFLAHQYKIDIFEAIELANTHPRVRIHVPGIGVGGHCLPKDPHLLLWPAKEDFGLIKLAREINDSMPLFTKDLLFSALRELNVLPEEAVIAVLGLAYKGDSDDTRNSPALAFIEAIKDDVKAVKTYDPFVGGTSESVEEAVKNADAVVIATDHTAFKSLDWESLGNLMRTRILIDGRHVVKEPPRGFLFKGIGRGEF, from the coding sequence ATGAATGAAATGCAGGAGATAGCGGTCATAGGGCTTGGATACATAGGTCTCCCCACGGCCATAATGTTCGCGAATTCCGGGTTTAGGGTTATAGGTTATGAAATCAAGGAAGAAGTCGTCAGGAAAATAAACTCTGGGGAAGCCCACATCGTCGAGCCTGAAATAAACGAACTGCTCCGAAAGGCTATAGAGAGTGGCAACCTCAGGGCGACGTCGAATCCGGACGAGATACGTGGAAAGGACGCCTACATAATCTGTGTTCAAACCCCCCTTAGGGAGGACAAAACCCCAGACCTTAGCTACCTTGAGAGTGCCGTCAGGACGGTCGCTCAAGCCATGAAAAGGGGCTCCCTCGTGGTGATAGAGAGTACGGTTCCACCCCTAACAACGGTAAAAATGGCACGTCTAATTGAGGAGATTACGAGTTTTAAAGCGGGCAAGGACTTCTACATGGTCCACGCCCCGGAAAGGGTAATGCCCGGGAGGATTTTCAAGGAACTGGTTTACAACTCAAGGATTTTCGGCGGAATAACCCCGGAGAGTGCGGAGATGGCCGAAAAGCTCTACAGGGCTTTTGTCAGGGGCCAGACCTTCAAAACAAGCTCCACCGTCAGCGAGGTTGTTAAACTGATGGAGAACACCTTTAGGGATGTTAACATAGCCCTAGCCAACGAGTTCGCCTTCTTGGCTCACCAGTATAAGATAGACATCTTCGAGGCAATAGAGCTCGCCAACACGCACCCAAGGGTTAGAATCCACGTGCCGGGGATAGGCGTTGGAGGCCACTGCCTTCCCAAGGACCCGCACCTCCTCCTCTGGCCGGCCAAGGAGGACTTCGGGCTCATAAAGCTCGCGAGGGAGATAAACGACTCGATGCCCCTCTTCACCAAGGATTTACTATTCTCCGCCTTAAGGGAACTCAACGTTCTGCCGGAGGAGGCAGTTATTGCCGTTCTGGGTCTGGCTTACAAGGGTGATAGCGACGACACGAGAAATTCCCCTGCTCTGGCCTTTATAGAGGCCATAAAGGACGATGTAAAGGCCGTTAAGACCTATGACCCCTTTGTTGGAGGAACCTCTGAAAGCGTTGAGGAAGCAGTTAAAAACGCAGACGCGGTTGTTATAGCCACAGACCACACGGCCTTTAAGTCTCTCGACTGGGAAAGCCTTGGAAATCTTATGAGGACGAGAATCCTCATAGACGGCAGGCACGTCGTTAAAGAACCGCCGAGGGGATTCCTCTTCAAGGGCATCGGGAGGGGCGAGTTTTGA